Within Lagopus muta isolate bLagMut1 chromosome 1, bLagMut1 primary, whole genome shotgun sequence, the genomic segment gacACATTTTCAGTATCCAGTGCTTCAAGCTGGAGGAAGCCTTCCTGCTCAATGGGAACCTTTTTCCCCCCAGCATAATGTAGCCCAGGCAATACAAGTACTGAAGCACATCAATGGCAATGCGTAGTCTCTTGAGATAGACAAACACTGTTGTAAAGTGTGGAGTCCTGGTTAAAATACAAAGCTAGAAGTGTGTGTCTAGGGTTAGGACAGCTTTCCCACTAGTGCTAATAGGAGGATGGCACTGAGATACTGGAGGAAATACAGCTGTTGACTGTTATTTAGACTTTTGATGATGAAATAGAACAGATTTCTTTACCAATGTGAATATCTGAGATGAGGCACAGTTACAAAAGGCTGTCAAGGACCTTTCAAGTCTTCATAGACCATTCTGAGCCCCCCTCATAAATTGATCACCCTTCATCCTGAAGCTAAGGAGggattttccttcccttctcctttggAAAGGCTGATCAGTAGACTCACTGCTTGAGTGATGAAATATGCTTTCAAAGTCCTGATCAAACTGATGCACAGTTCCATTTACTGGCACTTCCCAAATGATCTGAACTCTTCAGATATTTGATATAGGTGCACCTGCTTGCTTCTTACCTAACCAAGCAGGACAATTAGTGGGACTCAACTTCTCATGGCCTTTCATAGTGTGAGGTTATGGCTGCCCTTGTTGCCATGCTGTGGTGACCCCAAAAGATGTTCAAgctctcatcccatcccatccccccATCTGTGAAGAACCTGAGCTTAGTTAAATGTGCCTGTACTGTCAGGGTTTGCTCACACAGCCTGCAACAACTTCTTGTGAATCACAGCCACTTTCTCAGCAGAACAGGATGCAGAGTTGGATGTGATTTTATAACAGTCAATTCAAGTAGGAAACTGAAGAAAGTGTAACAACcaacatttttttattagagGGTCAATGGCCAAGTCATTCAGGAGGAATTAATTTTCAAGATTTGGCTACAGCAGAACTCTGTAATCTCATTGCCTTCCTCAGTGCccagcagccttttttttttttttttttttttttctattttctttttctttttttttttttttccaggggaAACCTCAGCAGATGTCATCCATCCTTTGGTTTTTGATGCTGGGTTTCCTCTAGTTGCATTAACAGGAGCATCGATTCTTTGTTATTGACTGATCTTGGTGTGTAGTAGAGGCAAGGGAGAAGAGGACACTGCAGGATGCTACCCACTCACTTAAGGGAACACTGACTTTTCTTCCAACTAGTAGCCTAGTACTTTTGTGTACCACaggttctttattttttccatcagctgtTCTGCCAGTATAGTGAGTCTAGTTGTTTCTCTGATGAGGAAGTTCCTGCAGGAGACAACAGCATACATGGTGAGATATATACGTATGGGAGTGAGAGTAATCTCTGTCTGCAGTAGTTATCAAGCTATCCTTTCACATTGCCTGTTACTGAGTGCAGAGCTCCACTGCAGTCCTAGAGGTGCTTTCCTCAGAAAGCAGGAATAGGCAGTCTGTATTTGCTGTAAGTTAGGCAAAACTATCTCTTGAGTTGTCATGCTTTTCCGTTTGGGGGGaactctttccctttctttaggGAATACGTATTTACAGATGGTGAATTTTATAATCTGAGTTGAGTGCCATCAGTGTTTGCTGACACTTTCAGTACTCATCTCCCCACAGCCAACACCACAACATTTGCTCAGCTTCTTCCAGGGGGCTGAAACTCTACCAGTCATTGCTCCCCAGTGCCATTTGGGGGGCAGTTGCCACCCTTACCCATTCATTCACTGTCCCTTGGGTTCCCCTCATATAGATACTTGAGCAATCTTTTTGTTCTCCCActcctccctctccttttccaCCCATAGCTATGCAACACTAGCACAGAAGTTTTTTTCCATACCTGGTCCCAGAAACGACTGTAGTCTGGGAAACATCCACCAAGAACTGACCAGCTCTAGGGGACATCTTGTTCACAGCTTCGTAGATATAAGCTGCAACTGCATCAGGAATGACCAGCCAGTCACGACGGTCTCTCTCAAAGATGGACTTTGAGTGCACTTCTGAGAGGGAGGAGACAAAAAAACCCATGAGGCTTCTCCAGTCACATGTCCCTCTGGTATCTTCCACCAGGGACAGTGGGAAAAGATGCAAAATTCTCAGGTtcaaagaatttgctctaacAGCATTGAGATAATTTTCATTACTAATTTCTGGGCACCTGAGTCATCTGACGTGGCAGAGTATTTGCACCAGGTATGGATGATTTACAAACCAAGCCCCTGCTTTCACTCTAGGAAGCAGTATGTGCTCATGGTTTTGAACTGTGTTACTGGGTTTCTGGGTCCTACTTTGTGGATGGGATAGAATTCTCTGAGGAAATGAGAACCCATCTCAAAAGCTGCTCAGACTTACCAGGGACAGTGGTGCTAAGGAGCAGAATCAGAGCTATCACCAATGCCCGGTATTGCACCATGGTTTGTTGGTACCAGTTCAGCCCTGTACACCAAGAGACCTGCTGGAATAATCatacaatattttgtttgtttttagaaaaatatcaTGTCTGCTAAACATCAGGTTTGTGAGAAAACCTTAACCaatatataataattaaaaaaagaaaaaaaagacaggaaatgtGATGGTGCAGTTCTTCTTAAGCAGTGAGGAAAATATAGCACAAAAATGAACGTCCTTTTATTCATGTAATCACAAATATCCACAATGAATGATAGCTTTCACATCTCCAAGAAATATGTGATGTTTAAAGTTATTACTTTTGTAAGAGAGTTAAAATTCCTTGCTTCAGCATAGAAGCAAACAGTGAACACTGTGGTCAGGAAAGGCTTCTTCCACACAGGGGTGTAACTGAAAAAGTCatgctgcagttttgtttttggtttttttttccttgaatttttgTAGATGGCTGTAAAGAATCTTATGCTAGTCAGTGCAGCACCTGCAGTGACCATCTGAATGACACAGTGATCTGAGTACTTTGTCTTGCTCTAGTTGAGGAAAGACCAACCAGGTTCTCTTGTCTCTTCTACACTGTGATAAGTGAAGCAAAGAGCAACCCAGGCAAAGCCCAGAAGTtatcataaataaataagtgcaaACTTCACCATCATCCAACATCCTTTATACTGTCTATTGAAAAATCTGGAATTAGAGAAACTTTTGAAAAGTTGGTACGTTGAAAGGATGACATTACATCTAAACAAACTTTTCGAATGCTGTGCATTTAGAAAGGTGTTTGAAAGTTAGAAGTTAAAATTGATTTATCGGCTGAAGAACTGAGTTGCATCAGTCAGAACAACATGATGAAAAAATTAGTGCTAGGAACTGCAAAAAGAGCTGCACACCTATTCTGTATGAATACTTTGCTAAATCCAGTTCCAAGTAGTGGCACTAGCCGGCGCTTCTTATACCACAGCAGGGCAGTGTATATctagttttatttccttttatgcACAGATTACATCCCAAAACTACCACTCCATCTTCACTTGGAATTTGCTGACTAGCAGCAGTTGCTCAGTTACTACCCTTCTTTGAATTTTAATCCTAGGGtcagtttcttcctttgtaGACAAAAGGCATAAATTTGCTTCCCCGGACTGTAAAGAGGAGATCTTACCTACTTTAGAGCCTGAAGCCATTATGGGACTGGGAAAAAGTCATGTCTACTCCAACACTGCAACTCCTCAATTCCCTAACCATGGGTTTGACCTTGCTATGAGTATCCTATGGAGCTTCCATCACTCAACATCAATCCACTCCCTCCCTCTTCCATTTCAGCAATATTCCATGCTGGGGAGCATGAGGAGGGTCCACGCTTTGTAAAAAGTGGAGCAGGCCACCTCCACTCACTTGTCAATGTCCCAAGGTCCATACCACCCAGAGCAGAGAGTGCAGTTCTTACCTGTCCTGCTTTCTCTCTCCCAGGCTGAAGCTGAGGGTGATGCTCATCTGAGACACCAGCATTTATGCAGAACTAATATAGAGATAGTGAGGGGTCAAAGGTCCTGTTTTATTTCCCCATTTGCTCTTTTGCAAGCAGATTCAGCTCAGTGGTATGGACAAGAAGCTGTGTAGGACTCTGGACCTGTTGTTGGGATTTGGTAATGGAGGGTCAGTCTGACCTGAGCACATGAGATGTGGAAGGCAGCTCCTGGGTCACTGAGCCCCCTACGTTTTCAGGCAACCATGTCATGGAGGACCCTTTCATAAACTGAGCAAATTCCACATAAACTGTAGCTAGAGCTGGACTGATTTTTGCTCCCACTGTTCCTGTGGGAAGGCTCACGTTGAAAGCTGACTGCTTTGACAGCTGCAAATTATTTGTTGCTATTATGCTCATTCATATTTTACCCTCTGTTTCCAACAGATGTATTAACCAACTGGTGCACACAggtatatgtatacatatagtGCTCTCGCAGTTCATTTTTCCCCATAGCCAAGCCTTTTTGCACAAGCTGACAAGATGGGTGCAGATTTCAGCCAGATGTCAAAATCTGCACAGGGGAAGCATAACTTCTCcccagactgcccagggatCTGCACCCAGTCAGAAAGCATCTGTTGTGTCATGCTGCGGGATGTGCTTTTCCCATAGCACAATCTCCAAGTGCCCATTGGGTCTTCAGTCAGGCCAACCATCAGTATCTGGCACATACAACCATTgaacagaaggcagaaaatttgCAACATGGAGCAACAAATGGCATTAGCTGAGGAAAAGGAGTGGGCACGAGGCATACATTAAACCTACAATGAGAGGCCCAACAGAACTATCTTATGTCAGTGACATAAAGTAGCGTTAGTCACCTACTAAGTCACTGACGTGACTTTCAGCTAACAGATGGACACTCCAAAAAGCTCAACCAGTTTCTTTATCAGCCCAACACATTATTCTAAAAGACTTTTCTTCATGGAGCTTTGTGTATTGTAAACCAAACAGTGTTACCCTTTTACAGATATGGCAGCCAAATCAGCGATTGCAGCAGTGATACAACTGAGGTCACATCATTAAAGAGGACTGCCCATGGCCTCCTACACAGTTTTTCCACTCTCTTGGTGAAGTATTtaataaatatctttttataGTACTTTATAGTACCTTTTTAGTATCTTTTTTCTAcgaaaaacaaagaaaaagccgCCTGAAACATGAACATTGATcccaaaaaatccccaaaacaaaaaaagcaaaaaaagctgaaaattatTACTGATGTCTAACAAGGTTACTTCTAGAAGTCAGAACAGAGGATTTTCAGTTCCACTTctcgtgtaaatactaaaaAGCAATTTATGGTCTAGGAAGAACACACAAGAACAACCAGAGTTTGAAGTTCTCTCATGTTTTAATTATACATTCTACAGTCATTAAGGGGATTCCACAGATTTACTGCCTGCTTTTAAAGCTGAAGTAACGTTCAGAAAACCAGTACAAGACACATTATAGACATTCAAGTTAACAGAAATAGCAACAGGCAGTCATTACTTGTAGGGGTGAATTTAATATAACCTCAAGTGTGATCTCTCTTCTAAGTCAGGCCAACAAATGGCAGTCTCTGGCCATATTAAGGGTGTGTTTTAAAGTGATGTGCTGCCTGAGGTAGTAAAACAAAGGGAATTTAGCTGCCCTATGTAGTAATATGTACCTCTGAAGAGCTTTGTGTTATGGTAACTTTAATTCCTGCTAAGGTTGTCTAACTTTATCCAGTGCTGTCATGAATACAATCCCACAGGTAGCAACAGGGCCTTTCAGTGCTTTCTACTGCCAAACAGGCAATTGCCAAGCCCAAATCGATGATTGCACAAGCAGTCCTTGCCCTTCATTCCTGGAATGGCAGAGTGCTCTGCAAATAAGCAAGGAAGCCAGGTATTGCaatcctttttaaaatcaaatgaatCTTTGGTTTGAggtggaaagcagctgacatgAGCAGCAGATCTCATCTGTTCCATGTGGCATAGTCACctattctttattttaacatGAATAACTCCAGTGGCTATCTAGGCACTTTCATACACAAAATTCATTGGGTGCAAGGTATATTCCCTCACCTGCATagcaggaagaaacaaaagtcTAAAATAACTCACATATgaaatcacatttatttctttcaacgCAAATGGGTGACACAGAAACATCAGCCCTTTGGAATGgctaaaaaattaaaaatgagaaaattacaACCTAGAAAGAATGAAGCTCAACTATTCCCTACTGTTCTTTCACTGTGTAGTATTTCAGCTGCCAAACTtaatctctctcttttaaaaagtcaaagGCCTAGTAATCTCACTGTTAAATAAAGTCTACATAGTATTGAGCAGTGCCATTGCAAAGGCTTTCACTTTTAaccaattaaaaatagaaatatgcaTTCAAAGAGTAGCCTATTTCCTTCCTACTTTTCTGTCTGCTCGCAGTTGCGAAGTATGTATAATAGGtttcctttttaattacttCATAGACCACTAATCAGTGCTTTATGAACCACAGTGGTTTGTGACCAGATCTTACCAAAACTGGTaccatttcagttttccttctcagcaggactattctcaaggagttcttctcccagtctgtatagaTATCTGGGATTATCTCAACCAAAGTGCAAAATCTTGCAcatggctttgttgaacctcattaggttcacaacGCCCCATCTTTCCAGTTtgtcgaggtccctctggatgacatGCTCATGCTacaactgctgctgctcttacaCACAATTTTCTTGCTGTCTGAGAGAGTTCCTACTCTTGGGGAAACTTACTGGACTGTATTGGaacatgaaaggaaagcaagttCTTTTTCACGCTACCATCTTGGGATTTCAGTTTTGGCACTGGCAGGGAAATAAGCTGGACAGTACAGTAACTGACACTCACCAGACTCTAGTGTCTCAAAATTATTCACAAGATGCTCCTAAAGCTCCCTGTCAACAATTGAGTTTCTTGAATCCAAGAATATCTTTGG encodes:
- the LOC125689400 gene encoding apovitellenin-1, which gives rise to MVQYRALVIALILLLSTTVPEVHSKSIFERDRRDWLVIPDAVAAYIYEAVNKMSPRAGQFLVDVSQTTVVSGTRNFLIRETTRLTILAEQLMEKIKNLWYTKVLGY